DNA from Asanoa sp. WMMD1127:
GCAATGGCCCAATCCAGGATTGGATCATGAATGCCAGCGCGACCATGAAGATAATCGCGCTATTGACGCCTAGATACTCAAGCACCTTCTTGAGCACCGCATCAAACTGCAGCTCACCCGGATCCATGGAAGCCCAAGCGTTGTCGGAGCGGACGGCATAGCTACGCCGGCGAACCGTACCACCATCGGAAGCTGGTCGGTCTATCTCATTACTGACAGCACGCCGATCGTGTCACACGCTGTCCCCAAGACTTCCGTTGCCGGTAATCCCTGGGAGATCAACGCGCGCAGGTGCCATCACGCCGCGCTACGGCGGTTTGCGCCCTGGCCGAATGCCGGTCGCAAGCTTGGGATTAGTGGCCGACGGTTCGTTCCTGCGCCTTGATCGCGTTACGGCTGAGGATTTGACGGGCGGCGTGGTTGCGAGGGACCTTACTGCAACGACTCAGGCGCTCTCGTTACGGAGACCGTGCCCGCCACCACTGTCGAGGGGCCACGGCCGGACAGCTGATGGAGACTTGGCTAGTCGGCCCTCTTGACCTTGGACATCAAACTTCACACTGGCAGAGGCTGCTCGCAAATCTGGCCCAGGGGCTTCACCCTAGCCCCACGTCGTGAGTACTGCAGCCTTGGCCGGGAGTCAGGTCGAGGTCGATGGGTTGCCGGCCTGGCGATTGAGGCGAACACCCGCACAAATCGGGTAGGCATAAAGAGGCGTTTTTGGCGAGTGAGAGGCGATCGCATGGCATGCGCTTGGTGCGGCACTCTACTAAGAGCACAGATCGTCCCGGGCTACTACCAATGCCTCGGCACTATCATGCGACCCGTGCCGACGATGACCGGCGTGGGCGTTGCAATGATTCACCAGCCCACGCCCTGCGGAAATCGATACCACCTAGACATTCCTGGGGTCAAGTCTGCAATTTGCGGCTGCGGCAATCGCGCTGTCGCAGCGTGCGCCGAATGCACAAAATGGACGTGCCAATCATGCAGGGACGCTGGGGTGGATGGAAAGTGTTCTTCGTGCCTCCGAGAGGCAGAGCGGGTAGCTGCAAGCGCGGCACTCGAAGAGCGGAAACGAACCCTTGCGTCGCTCTCACAGGTAGTCGATCCGATCGAGAGGCTGTTGCGGACTGCGGCGTATCTTCATCCTCCGATCTACGTTCCGATGGGCCGAGGTGAAATCATTGATTCAACCTCCCCCGATGTATACCGGGATCTTGCAACTGTATGCCCCGATATCCCGCGTCCGGTAGCCCTTGCATATCAGTCTCCATACGAACGTATTCGAGGAGACCATCCTGATAAGGTGCCGTGGAACTCCGAGCGCGTGGCACGTTGGTTCGCCGGGCGTGCTGGATCTGGCGGAATTGTGCCAAAGTCGTACCTGGTTCGAGGTCGCGTCCTCAAGACACGCTTGCCGTGTTGGGAAATCAGTCGAGGTAGCACCCATCGCGAGAAGGGATACTCGGTGACCGCCTACATTCTTCCTGATGGAAACGTCCTACGGGTCACCAAGGGCAAGACCGTTCACAGGGTGGTCAGAGGAAGGCCAATTATCGAGCACGTGGCGATAGAGGTGGGCACGACCGCCCTGAATCTAGTAGCACTCTCGTTTATGGCACGCATCCTCAAGTTCTGACTCTGCGAGATTGCCTGGGGCCGAGCTGCTGAGCTGTGAGCTGAACAGCTCGGCGCCACCGGTGGACCGGTCGTATAGCTGGTGGCGACTTCGCCGTCCTCCAGAAAAACATTGCAACGCGCTGTTGAGCGAACTGCTGGCCGGCGTAGCGCGGGTCGCTCGGATGTGCCGCCCTGTCAGGATTCTTGGAGCGGACGTCCACGCTCTTGAACGGCACCGAGCATGCCCGTCCTCAAGACTGTCGTCGGTGAAGCGGTCCCATCGGGTTAGCAGCGCGCTCGCCCCACGTTGGCTACTTCGGTTGGTACACCATAAGGACAGTTATGCGTGCGTCGACCGACCTCCTAGGTGGTGTTGATCGACTACCGCCGTGGCTTCCCGAAGGTGCGCTTGCCATGTGCGGGCAAGGTCACCAAATGCGAGGGTGCTTGCTTGGTTGAACTGCCCAGGAGCAAGCGCCCGGCGCAGCTTGCGCTGGCGAGTGCTAGGCGACCCGAGGTGAACGGCGGGAGTGACCACCGGCGTGGGGTCTGGGGCTCGGTCCCAGGGAGGAATCAGCACAACTTCTTGCTCGCTCGCGAGGAAGAAGTTGTGCCCCCGGCAGGATTCGAACCTGCGCTCCCGCCTCCGGAGGGCGGTGCTCTATCCCCTGAGCTACGGGGGCTCAGCGACCGAGAAAGAGTAGCAGGGATCCCACCCGTGGCGTGCGGGGCACCCGGGTCGGGTCGTGACATGGGGTCCGAGCTGCGGGGGAAGCTGTCCCTTCAGCGGATGCGCCGGGTATCAGCCGCCGAGAAGCATGTGTCGTCCGGGCACGTAAGGAGGCTGGAGGATCATGCGTTGGCGGCCAACCCTGGCACTCGCTGTGGCGGCGAGCGGGTCTGCGCTGCTGTCCGGGCCTGCGCTGGCCTCGTCCGCGGAGTCTCCGGCGCACGCCGCGGTCGTGCGGCAGGTTGAGCCGCGTCAGGCGGTGCCGGTCTCCGTGGTGAGGCGCCGCGACGGTGTTCTGCCGACGGCCACCGCGGTTGTGCCAGCGTCCGCTCCGGGGACCGGTGGTGGCGACGGTGGCGGCGGGGACGCCGGCATGGCGGTCGGCGTCGTGCTCTTGATCGGGGTCGGCCTGATCGCCGCCGCGGTGGCCCTCATCGGTCTTCGTGGCCGACGCGACACGGCAGACCTTTAGGGCCTGCCCGGGAAGCCGGGCCAGAACTTCGTCGGGTCGGGCGGCGACCGAACGCGTCCTGCGGGGGCGCTGGGTCCTCGACCAACACGCAGGAGCTGCGTCCTCGCACGCCATAGCGCCGCCCCGATAGCGCTCAACGGCGCTCGCAGCTGGGCATCGGGTGCAGCACCACCCGGGGCGGGAGCCGGCGGGGGAGCTGCCAGCTCGCCCATGATCCGTCCACGATGGCGTGGGTCGTTCGGCCTGAGCCGACGAGAGCCAGGAAATCCCAGGGGAGCGTCGCCGACGGGCCGCCGGGGGCGATCATGAAGGCTACCCGCTGACGGCCCTCCGGGCCCGAGACCGCCGTCACCACGTCGGCCGCGGGAGAGATCCCGCACAGCCGCGTCCGACCGACGAAAGCCACCTCAGCCCGATGCGCCGCCGCCTTCCCGGCGATCACCGGATAGGTCGTCTCCAGCCAGTCGGCCACCGCCCCCGCGCACATCCGGCAGGCCCGGTCCGCGGGCGCACGCACACCAGCACCCCAACTGGCCAGCAACCGTGTCACCCGCAGCGGGGGCAGCGCCACGTCCAAGAGGCTGAGCGCCAACGCCCGCACCGACCGCCGCGTCCATAGCTCCCCAGGGAAACCGCCCCGGATGGCGTCGATAAGGGCGACTTCCTGGGCACGGCTGAGAATGGCGAGCCGTCGCGGGCCGGCGGCCAGAGCCCCGTCACCGCCGATGCGCTCGCGGCGGCACCAGCTCAGCGCCGAGCTACGCGGGTCGAGAAGGGCCCCCATGCCAACTCAACGACGCACCACCACGGAAAGTAACCAACAAACTACGCTAAGCACCGATCTTGGTGATGATCTGCTGGATGAACTCCAGCTCCGCCTTCTGGTTGTTGACCATCGACTGGGCGAGCCACGACACGTCCGGCTCGCTGGTCTCGGCCAGCACGCCCTCGGCCATGTGGATGCCGCCCAGGTGGTGCTGCTGCATCAGCTTCATATAGAGGGTGTCGAACTCGTGCCCGGAGAGCGCCCGCAGCCGCGTCATGTCGGCCGCGCTGGCCATGCCCGGCATCCGGCCGTCCTGCAGCAGCGCCGCGCCGTCCTTCATCCAGCTCATCGGCGGCCGGTGCCCCGTCGGATCCAGGCCCCACTCGCGCAGCCAGGTCTGCATCATGCCGATCTGGGCCTGCTGGGCCTGGACGATCTCGCCGGCCAGCAGCCGTAGCTCCGGATCGACACCCTTGTCGAGCGCCAGCATCGACATCTCGACGGCCTGCGCGTGGTGCGACGACATGTCGCGGGCGAAGCCCGCCTCCACCGAATCCTCGCCGGGGTGGCTGCGCGAGTGCGCGAACCACCCCGCACCGAAGACCGCTACGAGCACCAGCACGGCGGCCACCGCGGCTACCGCGAACGTCAGCGGCGAACGCCGCCGCGACTCCGGCGGCGCCACATCAAGGGAGGCGTCGTACGTGGTGCTCATGAAATCACTGCCCCTGGGGCTGCTGCTGAAGCTCCCGGGGGGTCGTCCCGGTCGCGGTGACGCCGCCGGAGCAGCCGACACCCGGCTCCTGCGTGGCGTTGACCCGAAGCGCGCGGATGAACTCGTCGATCCGCTCGTCGCTCGCGTTGTCGACCTTGAGCTGGTAGCCCCAGGCCTGCAGCGAGATCGGCTTGTCGAGACCCGGGAAGGGGCTCATCATCGTGAACTCCTGGCCCTGGATCTTGGAGGCCAGCGCGTCGACCTGGTCCTTGGGCAGATCTGGCTTGTACGTGATCCAGACCGCGCCGTGCTCGAGGCTGTGCACCGCGTTCTCGTTGGCGATCTGCGCGTCGTAGACGTTGCCCATGCAGTTCTGCCAGCTCACGTTGTGGTCGCCGGCGACCGGGGGCGTCACCGAATATTGGATCGAGCCGCTCTTGTGCGAGCGGGTGT
Protein-coding regions in this window:
- a CDS encoding DUF305 domain-containing protein; translation: MSTTYDASLDVAPPESRRRSPLTFAVAAVAAVLVLVAVFGAGWFAHSRSHPGEDSVEAGFARDMSSHHAQAVEMSMLALDKGVDPELRLLAGEIVQAQQAQIGMMQTWLREWGLDPTGHRPPMSWMKDGAALLQDGRMPGMASAADMTRLRALSGHEFDTLYMKLMQQHHLGGIHMAEGVLAETSEPDVSWLAQSMVNNQKAELEFIQQIITKIGA
- a CDS encoding DUF3105 domain-containing protein is translated as MSISTPAGDSSRQTAPPAAKKATAGAGRPPAARGSRPGGGGGRPSGGGKGGGGGRPRKPITPVKVSQGRNWGPIGLFVAVGVIAAAIIGYGIYAVAAGPKDWKDRAEGISGISDFHKSDPTLVNTRSHKSGSIQYSVTPPVAGDHNVSWQNCMGNVYDAQIANENAVHSLEHGAVWITYKPDLPKDQVDALASKIQGQEFTMMSPFPGLDKPISLQAWGYQLKVDNASDERIDEFIRALRVNATQEPGVGCSGGVTATGTTPRELQQQPQGQ
- a CDS encoding winged helix-turn-helix domain-containing protein, coding for MGALLDPRSSALSWCRRERIGGDGALAAGPRRLAILSRAQEVALIDAIRGGFPGELWTRRSVRALALSLLDVALPPLRVTRLLASWGAGVRAPADRACRMCAGAVADWLETTYPVIAGKAAAHRAEVAFVGRTRLCGISPAADVVTAVSGPEGRQRVAFMIAPGGPSATLPWDFLALVGSGRTTHAIVDGSWASWQLPRRLPPRVVLHPMPSCERR